GGAAGCGACGTTCGTCGACGGGGCTCCAGGGAAGCTCGAACAGGTCCCGCACCCTCCGGTCGAGGATGCCGGTGGTGATGAAGGCGTTGAGCGGCATGAGCAGCCGCACCGGCCACGGGGCGTCGCGGCCTCCGACGAGCCGGTGGACGTACCGCACGATTTCCGGGTCGGTGCTGATGCGGTTGTCCAGCATGTCGTCCCAGTACTCCTCGAACGACTCGAAATCGCCGGGCCACATTTCCTCCTTGACCTGGAGGGCGTTGCCGAAGATCTGCGCCTCGCGGTAGAGGTTCTCCTCGGCCGCGGCGTTCTCCGGCCCCCAGATCCAGTCGCGGAACCACCTGGTGTTGCGCACGAGGGTCGCCCCGACCCAGAGCTGAAGTTCGGGGTCGAAGGCGGTGTACCCATGGCGTTCGCTCCGCACGGGCACGTGGGCCTTGTTGACGAGGCGCACGATCTTGCGCTTTTCCTCCTCGGTGCCCAGGCTCACCGCGTATACGTATTGCATGGTGGTGCGGAGCCGGTCCAACGGGCGGTCCGTCGTAGTGGAATGCTCGGCGACTCCCTTGCCGACGCCGTACAGCGCCAACTGGTAGATCACGGTCGCGCCGGCGCCGGCGTAAATGCCGCTTTCGCCGATGAAGTCCGCCAGTGCGCGGTACTCGCGGCCCGCGCCATTGCGCCGCGCGATGGCGCCCGCGATGCGCCGGGGGCTGCGCGACGCGGGCGCCCCGGGCAAGTCCGGCGCGCGATGTCCCGCGGCGTTCGTGTCAACGGCCATCTCTTCGGCCCACCTTTCCCCGAGGGCGTGACCTGCGGGTCCCTGCCCCGGAACCTGCACCGTGACGGCTCGGGAACCCGGCCACGGATGCAAACTATGAAAAACATGAAACAACAGTTCAACTGTTGTGGTTGCATTGTTGCATAGCCGAGATGATTTTTCACCGGAAATTTACGGGCCGTTCCCCGGCCCGCCCGGGCGCCGGTCAAAGACCGGATCGGATAGCGTGTTTCCGTGGCCACCGCCGCACTTCACCCCCGCTAAGGAGTTCCAGGATGCAGACGAACAGCACCACCGCCGGCCTTTTCGAGCTCTTGGGCCTCGGCGACGAGCTCGACCCGGCCGCCAATGAACTCCTCGACGCCGCGGTGGAGCAGTTCTGCATCACGGGCGTGCGGCGGACCACCACCGACGAGATCGCCCGCGCCGCCGGGGTCAACAGAGCGACCCTCTACCGGCACCTGGGGCCACGCAAGAAGATCATTTCCGCCGCGTACCGCCGTGAAAGCCACCGCGCGCTCGGCCGGCTCGTCGCCGCGCTGAACACCCCGGAACCGTCGACGGCACGGGAGAAGATCCGGGCGATCATCATCGCGGCGATGTCGGAGCTGCACGGCAACGCCCTGCTGCACCGGCTCCAGCGCGCCGACGCGGATGAGACGCGCAAGGCCCTGACCACCGACGCCGCCGAGGTCGTGGAGCTGGGAACGCTGACGCTGCGGTTGCTCATCGACGACATCCGCGCGAGCCACCTGGCCCCGGACGAGGAGCCGGACTTCGATGCCGCGACGGTCGCGGCGATGCTCACCCGCATGACCCAATCGATCGTGGTCTCCCCCGGCGGGCCGCTCAGCCTCGCGACGGAGGAGGAGCAGATCGCATTCGCGGATGAGATCGCCACGCCGCTGATCATGAACGCCACGGCGCCGAAACGGCCCTAAGGGTCACCTCGAACTCAACCCCGAGCGCGATTTTCCCCCTCGGCCCGAACCGCACCGGGTCGCCCCGAACCTCGCCCCCTCGGCCCGAACCGCACCGGGCGCCCCGAACCTCGCCCCCTCCGCCCGCTACGGGCCGCAGGGCGACAAGGCGGGGATCAGAACAGCGGGGGCTGCGTGGGCACGCCGGGGCCGCTGCCGGAATCGGGGCGGCGCAGCGGATCCTCGATGTAGGACGCGTCCGCCGAACCGGACCCGCCGAAACCATCGGTGACGTCGCCGTTCTCGCCGGCCTCGTCGCCCGCACGGGCCGCACCGGCCGCGTCACCGAGACGATCGGCCCCATCACGGGCACCGGCACCGGCATCGCCATCGCCCTCGCCATGACCGGCACCTCCGCCACGGACACCGCCATCCCCGTCGCGGTCGACGCCGTCCTCCCCATCGGCGGACTCGCCCAGCAGCGACGCCGACGGCCGCACGCCCGGAATGTCGAACAACGGGGGCTCGACCACGCCGTTTTCGCCAACGACGACGTCATCGACCCCGACGACGTCGAACAGCGCGGCCTCCTCGGCGGCATCTTCCCGGACGGGGCCATGCGGCGGCGCCTCATCGTCCGCATCATCCGCCACGTCGGGGCCGAACCACTCGTCGGCCGGGTCGTCGGGAAGCAGGAGCTCCATGCCGGCGCTTTCCTCGACGGCCCGCAGCCGGTGCCGCAGGATCCGCAACCACGGGCCGGCGGCGGTGGCGTGGCCGACGGCCTCGAGGATCGCGGCGACGTCGCCCTCGTAGTCCTCGAGCGCGGCGGCCAGCGATTCCTCGGTGAACACCCACAGCGACGTCGTGCCGCATTTCTCGCGATGCGCGACGGAATCCAGCGTCACCGCCAGGTCGTGGCCGGGCACGCCGCGGACCATCGCGACCAGCTCGACGCGGTCGGCGACCAGCACGTTCGGCGGGGTCACCAGCTGCGCCCGGCGCGTGACGGGCACGAAGTCGCCGGTCTCCCCGGCGATCATGTCCACGGCCTCGTCGACGAGCGGGTCCTGCCCCGACAGCCACGCGTGCCCCATCGCGGCCGCGACCGCGCGCACCGGCATCCCCGCCGCGCCGTCGACCAGCAGCCCCAGCACGCGCATGCCCTGCATCACGCGGTGGAGGAGCATGCCCCACATGTCCTCGAGGCCCTCGAACAGCGCGCCGCACGTCCAGCCCAGGTGCGATTCGATGCAGCACGGGTACCACATCATCCCCTCGTCGAGCCGGGCGGCGAACATGACCGCTTCACGACGAACGCGCTTGGCCACGTCGGCCATCAGCTCCGGAGCGGGCATCCAGCTTTCCGGCGCCTCATCCGCGACCCAGCGGTCGGGGCCGCGCAGCCAGCCGGCGACCAGCCACGCCCAGCGGCGCGAGGCGTCGGCGGAGAACCACTTCTGCGCCGAACGGGCGGTCGGCTGGCCGCTGACCGGGTGCATGAAGCCCGCGGCGGCGAGCATGCCGACGACCTCGTGCACCACCGCATCATCCGCGCCGATGGACGCGGCGAAGTCATGGACGGCGACGGCGCCGGTGAACTCGTGGAGCCCGCCCGCGCCCAGGTAACCGCCGTCCTCCCAGCGCTGCATGATGGCCGTGGCGACGGCGACCGCCGAGGTGGCGGCGTCGACCTGGGCCTCCGGAACCGCCCACGCCGGGCGCGGCTCCTCCGGGTGCGGGGTGGGCAGGTACAGCCGGCCCAGCTTCAGCGCCAGCGCGACGGGCGAAATCAGCGACGCATTGAGGTCGACCTCCGGCGTCTCGGCTGCCCGGGAAGCTTCGTCGGTCTCGGCAATGCCGGGTGCGTCCGCCGCCCCGGAAGACTCGGCAGGGTCCACTGACGCGGGCACCTCGGCGGCACCCGCAGCATCGGGAGCGCCCGCCGAATCGGGAATCTCCGGGTTGCCGCCGCCGTCGATGGCGGTGGGCATCTCGAAGGTGACGGCCAGCAGATGCTCGACCGCCCACTCGACGGCGTCGGCGCGGCGGTCGCCCCACTCGCGGGCGTCGAGGAAAATGCCCTCGCGGGCGAACAGGAGCAGCGACTTCTGGATCGCATGCGGCGCGGTCGCCACCAGCGCGCGGACCCGCCGCGGCGAGCACAGGAACTCGCGCAGCCGGGCCAGGAGCTCGGCGTCCGACGGGACCCCGGGCCCCTTCGAGCGCAGCACCGTCCCGTCCAGCTGGTCGGCCACCCGGCCGGCGACCGATTCGCGGTCGAACTCCGCGGCGTCGACGAGCCCCAGGTTCTCCATCTTCCGCAGCAGCTCCGCACGGGAGTTGAATTCCAGCAGGCACTCGACCGGCGTCGCCATCGTCGGATCCTGGACCAGGATCTCGGACACGTGCGGCGGCACGTTCCACACGCCCTTCGGCTCCTGCCACGCCAGACCGAGATCCTCGGCGCGGCCCATCAGGCCGGCGACGTCGGCGCGGGTGGCGGGGGCGCGGACGCTCGACGGCGGCTGATCGCCGTCGTGCGGCATAGCGTCGGCCTCCGACCCCCAGACGGCGACGGCCGCGATGTCGTCGACGGCGGCGGAATCCTCCAGGACATGCACGAGTTTCACCGCGGCCAGGACATCCGGCGTCGCGGCGGACACGGCGGTCTGCGCGGCTTCGCGCGTCATCAGCAACTCGGCGGTTTCGGTCCGCGACCCCGGGACGGGAACGCCCGGGCAGGCGACGCGCAGGAGCCTCCGCAGCTCCGCCTCGCCCAGACGTCCGACGTGTGCGCCGAAGTCCGGGCGGGATGCGTAATCGACCCTGCTCTCCATTCGGGTCATTATGGCCCATCGGCCCCGGTCTTGGGGAGTTTCCCCCTCCTTGGGGCCGGTGCGGGGCCGGTCCGGGGCCGGTCCGGGATCGGTCTGGGCCAGACCGAGGCTGCGCCGGGCCCGCCCGAGGCCGCCCGAGGCCGGCCCGTCAGTCGTGCGCCGGATTCTCCTCGCCCCAGAACACCCGGTCCACCACGCGGCGGGAGTGCCGGGTGACGCGGAGGTAGTTCTCCATGAACCCGGTGTTGTCGTCCGGATCCCACCCGGCCGCGCCGGCCACCTGCGCCAAATGCGGACCCGGCTGCGGCAGCTCGTCGGTCCGCTTGCCGCGGGTGAGCACCAGCGCATTGCGGGCGTTGGTGGCGGTCAACCACGCCGTGCGCAGCGTGTCGGCGTCTTCCTTGGAGAGGATCTCCTCGTCGGCAAGCGCCTTCAGGCACTGCAGGGTCGACGTGTTGTGCAGCGCCGGCACTTCGTGGGCGTGCATGAACGTCAGCAACTGCACCGTCCACTCGATGTCGGTCAGCGCGCCCGACCCGAGCTTGGTGTGCGTGCGGCGGTTGGCTCCGCGGGGCAGCCGTTCGTTGTCCACGCGCGCCTTCATGCGGCGCACGTCGCGCACGACCTCCTCCGACGCCCCGCCCTCCGGGTACCGGAACTTGTCGATGCCGTGGAGAAACCTCTCCCCCAGGTCCCTGTCCCCGGCGATCCACGTCGCGCGCAGCAGAGCCTGGATCTCCCAGGTCTCGCCCCATCTCTCGTAGTACGCCAGGTAGGAGTCCAGCGTGCGTACCGGCGGACCCGACCGCCCCTCCGGGCGCAGATCCAGGTCGACCTCCAACGGCGGATCCTGGCTCGGCTTGGCCAGGCGCCGGCGCAGCGCGTCGCAGATGCCGATCGACCAGCGCACCGCATCGTTGTCGTCGACCACCGGTTCGCCGTCGTCGCCCACGGCCGGCTCGCACACGAACATCACGTCCGCATCCGACCCGTAGCCGAGTTCGCCGCCGCCGAGGCGGCCCATGCCGATCACCGAGATGATCGCCGGCACCGGCTCATCCGGGTGCTGCTCCTTCCACCCGCGGATCTCGGCCGCCAGCGCGGCTTCGAGCACGTTGTCCCACACCAGCGACAGCGACGTGCACACGTCCTCGACGTCCATGAGACCCAGCAGATCCGCCGACGCCACGCGCGCGAGTTCCGCGCGGCGCAGCGCACGGGCCACCGCGATCGCCCGATCGGGATCCGTGTGGCGGTTGGCCGACGCCACCAGCGACCGACCGACGGTGCCGGGATCGGTGTCCAGCAGCTTCGGCCCGGCCGCACCGTCGCCGTAGAGCTTGATGGTGTCCGGCGAGGACACCAGCAGCCCGGACACATACGGCGACGTGCCCAGGATGTGCATCAGGCGCTCGCCGACGACGCCCTCGTCGCGCAGCGTGCGCAGGAACCACGTCTTGTCCACCAGCACGTCGGAGAGCTTGCGGTAGTTGAGCAGGCCCGCATCCGGCTCCGCCGTGTCGGACAACCACTCCATCAGCGTCGGCAGCAGCATCGCCTGGATGCGCGCCTTGCGGCTGCTTCCCGACGCCAGCGCCGAGAGGTGGTCGTACGCCCGGTCGGGGTAGCGGTAGCCCAGCGCCGCCAGCTGCCGCTTCGCCGCGTCGGCGGACAGCTGCATCGTGCCGATGTCCTGCTCGACGACGGAGTTGAGCAGCGGACGGAAGAACAGCTTGTTGTGCAGCGTCCGGATCTGCCGTCCCGTGGCGCGGATCCGCTTGGCCAGCGCGTCCGCCGAATTCTCCGAGCCCGCAGGGGTGACGCCGGCGGCGCGGCCCAGCCACCGGCGGGCGCCGACGTCCTCGTCCGGCGGCAGCGTGTGCGTGCGGCGCATCTTCTGCAGCTGCAGGCGATGCTCGAGCAACCGCATGAACTCGTAGCACTCGATGAGGATGCGCCCATCTTCGCGGCCCACGTAACCGGCCTCCACCAGCGCATCCAGGGCTTGCACGGTGGGCAGCACGCGCAGCGTCTCGTCGTAACGCCCGTGCACCAGCTGCAGGAGCTGCACCGCGAACTCCACGTCCCGCAGCCCGCCGCGCCCGAGCTTCAGCTCGCGCTTCTTCAGGTCATCGGGGACGTTCTCGATGACCCGGTCGCGCATGGCCTGGACGTCCTCGACGAAGGAGTCGCGCTGCGACGCCGTCCACACGAGCGGCGACAGCGCCTCGACGTAGTCCTTGCCCAGATCCAGATCGCCGGTCATGGGACGGGCCTTGAGCTGGGCCTGGAACTCCCAGGTCTGCGCCCACCGCTTGTAGTACGCCTTGTGCGAATCGAGCGTGCGCACCAGCGCCCCGGACTTGCCCTCCGGGCGCAGCGCGGCGTCGACCTCGAAGAAGCAGCGGCACGCCACCCGGATGAACTCCGAAGCCAGGCGCGTGGCGCGGGCATCGGCGGGCTCGGCGACGAAGATGACGTCGACGTCGGAGATGTAGTTCAGCTCCCGGGCGCCGCACTTGCCCATCGCCACCACCGCCAGGCGGGTCGACACCGGCGCATCCGGGTACGTCGTGGCCACCGCCACGGACAGGGCGGCGGTGAGGGCGGCGTCCGCCAGATCGGACAGCGCCTCGGCGACGCGGGTGAACGGCACCGGCGGCTGCCCCGGGCGGCGCGGGCCGCGCGGGTACGTCCCCGCCAGGTCCGCCGCCGCCACGCGCATGATCAGGTTGCGGTACGTCCGCTTCATGGCGACGTCGGCGTCGCGGCCGGTGACGCCCGCCCGGTACAGGCCGGCCTCCTCCAGATCCGGCGACGACGCCGTCGGCTCCCGGTACTCCAGATCCGCGGCCTCCTTCACCGACTCATCGTCGGTGCGCACCGGGGTCTCCGGCCGCGCCTCCACCGCGGTGAGCATGTCGCGGAACATGTCCGCGCGCGTCGGCAGATCCGCCAGCAGCAGCGACCACGTCGTCGGATTGGCCACCATGTGGTCGCCGAGCATCGACGACCCGCCCAGCAGCGCGAACACGCGGGTGCGCATGAGCACCTGCTGGCGCATCGCGGCGTCGAGCGCGGACCACGACGCCCACTGCGGCAGCTCCCCCGACCCGACGCCCGCGTCGAGCTTCTCCTTCAGCCGCACCAGCGACGTCAGGGCCAGCTCCGGATCGGCGGCGCCCGCCAGGCCCCACAACAGCTCGAGGCCGTCTTCGTCGTACCAGCCGAGGTCCTTCAGGTCTGCCGCCGCACGCTCCGAGTCCGCCAACCCGAGTGCGGCCGGGGTCGGCACCGTCTGCCGGGACGTGCGGGGGCGGTTCCTCATCACCATGTCGTGCTCGCCGTTCTGCTATGCCGTTCTGCCATTCGGGGGCCCGGTTATCCGGGTGCCTAGTAATCCAGGTTCGTGCGCAGCTCCCATGCCGTGACCTGGCTCTGGTACTCGCGCCACTCGCGCCACTTGTTGCGCAGGAAGAACTCGTGGACGTGGTCGCCGAGGGTGTCGGCCACCAGGTCGGAGCGCTCCATCTCGCGCAGCGCCTCCTCCAGCGACGTCGGCAGATCGCGGTAGCCCATGGCCCGGCGCTCGCGGCGGGTCAGCTCCGAGATGTTGTCCTCCGCCTGCGGCGGCAATTCGTAGCCGTCCTGGATGCCGCGCATGCCGGCGGCGAGGATGACGGAGTACGCCAGGTACGGGTTGCAGGCCGAATCGACGGAACGTATCTCGACCCGTCGCGAAGCCGCCTTGCCCGGCGAGTACATGGGCACCCGCACCAGCGCGGACCGGTTGGCCAGGCCCCACGTCGCGGCGGTCGGCGCCTCGTCGCCGAAGACGGTGCGCTTGTAGGAGTTCACCCACTGGTTGGTCACCGCGGAAATCTCCGGCGCGTGGGTGAGGATGCCCGCGATGAAGCTGCGGGCCGTCGTCGACAGCTGATGCTCGTCGTCGGGGTCGTGGAAGGCGTTGTCGTCGCCCTCGAACAGCGAGATGTGCGTGTGCATCGCGCTGCCCGGCTGATCCGCGAACGGCTTGGGCATGAAGGTGGCGCGCACGCCGTTGCGCATGGCCACTTCCTTGATCAGGTAGCGGAACGTCATCACGTTGTCCGCCATGCTCAGCGCGTCGGCGTACCGCAGGTCGATTTCCTGCTGGCCGGGCGCGTTTTCGTGGTGCGAGAACTCCACGGGAATGCCCATCGCCTCGAGGGCATTGATCGCGTGACGACGGAAATCCGGCGCCTTGTCGTGCACCGCCTGGTCGAAATAGCCGCCGTTGTCCGTGGGCACCGGGGGCTGGCCGTCGGTGTCGAGGGAATCGACCAGGAAGAACTCGATCTCCGGGTGGATGTAGGACGTGAAGCCCTGGTCCGCTGCGGCCTGCACCTGGCGGCGGAGCACGTGGCGCGGGTCCGCCCAGCTCGCCTGGCCGTCGGGCATCGAGATGTCGCAGAACATCCGGGCGGTGTGCAGCTCCTGGTCGTCGTGGCGCCACGGCAGGATCTGGAACGTCGAAGGGTCGGGGCGGGCGATGGTGTCCGCCTCCGACACGCGGGAGAAGCCCTCGATGGCCGAGCCGTCGAAGCCGATCCCCTCCTCGAAGGCGCCCTCCAGCTCGGCGGGGGCGACGGCCACCGATTTCAGGTAGCCGAGGATGTCCGTGAACCACAGGCGGATGAAGCGGATGTCGCGCTCCTCGATGGCGCGCAGGACGAATTCCTGTTGGCGATTCATGCCCCCCAAGTTACGCGGGCGACCCGGGTTCGTGTGCCGTCTCCGTGTGGCATGCTTGGCGAACATGAGCACCCGGAAGATGCGTCTGAACGATCTCGCGACCCGCAAGGCCGAAGGTCGGCCCTGGGCGATGTTGACCTGCTACGACTACTCCACCGCCCGCGCGTTCTCCAACGCCGGCGTCGAAGTTCTGCTGGTGGGCGATTCCGCCGCCAACGTCATGTACGGATACGACACCACCACCGAGGTGTCCCTCGACGAGCTGATCCCGCTGGCCCGCGCCGTGGTCCGCGGTGCCCCGAATGCCCTGGTCGTCGCCGACCTGCCCTTCGGCGTCTACGAGGCCTCCGACGAGCAGGCCGTGCTCAGCGCCGCGCGCATGATGCGCGAGACGGGTGCGCACATGGTCAAGATCGAGGGCGGCGAGCGCATCGCCCCGCGCATCCGCGCGCTGGTCAACGCCGGCATCCCCGTGATGGCGCACATCGGCTTCACGCCGCAGTCCGTCAACGCGCTGTCCGGCTTCAAGGTCCAGGGCCGCGGCGAGGGCGCCGAGCAGCTGCGCCGCGACGCCCGCGCCGTCGCCGAGGCCGGGGCGCACGCCGTGGTGCTGGAGATGGTGCCGGCCGAGCTGGCCAAGGAGATCACCGCCGAGTCGCCGATCCCCACGTGCGGCATCGGCGCCGGCAAGGACTGCGACGGCCAGGTGCTGGTGTGGCACGACGCGTTCGCCGTGCCGTCCGACGGCCGACGCCCGTCGTTCGCGACCGTGTTCGGCGAGGTCGGGGAGCTGCTGGAAAAGGGCGCTCGCGATTACGTCGCGCAGGTCGAGTCGCGTGATTTCCCGCCCGTCGACAAGGATTTCAAGGGCTGATCGACGGCCCTGCGGCAGCGCTCCGCGGCGCTTCCGCCGACCCCGCCCGCGGGTGGGCCGGCGGGCGCGCGAAACGGGCACGACCGGCTGTGCCGACCCCTCCAATCCGGGGGTAAGGTCAAGGCCATGAGCGCATCCGACACCTCCCCCGAGAAGAACCGTTCCGACGGCAAGAAGGAGCGGACCGAGCCGTCCGCGTCCCTCGAGGTGGAGGTGAAGTTCTCAGCCCCCGAACAGGCGGTGGTCCCCGGGTTCGATTTCGTCCCCGGCGTCGCCGACGTCGAGGTCGAGGTCCGCGAAATGTCGGCGACGTACGTGGACACCCCCGATCTTCGGCTCACCCGCGCGAAGCGCACCCTGCGCCGCCGCCTGGGCGGCCCCGACGAGGGTTGGCACCTGAAGACCCCGGCCGAAGCCGGCCGCATGGAGTACGGCGCGCCCCTCGATGAGGGCTCCGTCGAGGGCGAGGGCGCGGACGCCACCTACGTCGTCCCGGATGCGCTGCTGGCGCCGGTCCGCTCCATCGTGCGCGAGCACCCGCTGCGCCCCATCGCGCGGGTGGACAACGTCCGCCACGTCTCCACGCTGAAGAACGCCGACGGCGAGCCGATCGCGGAGTTCTGCGACGACCACGTCACCGCGGTGTCGCTGCTGCCCGGCGGCGAGGAGACGTCGTGGCGCGAGTGGGAGATCGAGCTGATCGGCGACATCGCCACGCAGCCGGAGGGCGCGGAGTTGCTCGAGCGCCTCGGCGCGGTGCTGCGCATCGCCGGCGCGACGCCGTCGGACAGCCCGTCGAAGCTGGCCACGGCGCTGGGCGATTCGAAGGACGCCGCCCCGGTGCCGCCGACGCCGGCCGATCTGCCGGAGGGCACGCCGGGCCGCGCGGTCGTCGACGCGCTGGCGGCGAACGTGGCGAAGATGGTCGAGTGGGACCCGAAGGTCCGCCGCGACGAGTGGGATTCGGTGCACCAGATGCGCGTGGCCACCCGCGAGCTGCGCAGCCACATGCAGACGTTCCACGGCATCCTGGTGGGCGATCGGATCGCGCACATGGAGTCGGAGCTGAAGCTGCTGGCCGGCGTGCTGGGCGTGGCCCGCGACGCGGAAGTCGTGGCCGAGCGGTTCGAGAACCAGCTCAAGCGCGACGAGGCCGACGTCATCGGCGGCGAGATGCGCGAAGAGCTCATCGCCGACATCCGCCGCGATTACGATCGCGCCCACCGCCGCGTCGTCGCCGCCCTGGATTCGAGCCGGTACCTGACCATCCTCGACCAGCTCGACGAGCTGCTGGCCGACCCGCCGGTGAACCCGAACGCCGCCGAGGACGCGGAGGAGGCCGAGCGCGAGGCCGCCGAAAAGAAGGCGGCCGAGGAGGCCGCCGAGGAAGCGGCCAAGGAAACCGAGCGGGCCGGCGAGCCCGATGAGCCGGCGGAGGAGAAGGACGGCACCGCGGCCGCCGCGTCCGCCGCGGCTGGGCTTGACGACGCCGACGCCTCCGACGAGGAGCCCGAGGACGATGACCTCTCCCCCGCCGAGACGGCGGAGCGGATCGTCGACGAGTCGGACGCCGCCGATGACGGGTACGGCGCCGCCGAGGCGCACGGCGGGGATGCCGGCGCCGGGGCGTC
This genomic stretch from Corynebacterium hansenii harbors:
- a CDS encoding oxygenase MpaB family protein, whose protein sequence is MAVDTNAAGHRAPDLPGAPASRSPRRIAGAIARRNGAGREYRALADFIGESGIYAGAGATVIYQLALYGVGKGVAEHSTTTDRPLDRLRTTMQYVYAVSLGTEEEKRKIVRLVNKAHVPVRSERHGYTAFDPELQLWVGATLVRNTRWFRDWIWGPENAAAEENLYREAQIFGNALQVKEEMWPGDFESFEEYWDDMLDNRISTDPEIVRYVHRLVGGRDAPWPVRLLMPLNAFITTGILDRRVRDLFELPWSPVDERRFRLLMKTVAFVYRLVPAPLRTVPARLYMADLRRRFKGGKHVI
- a CDS encoding TetR/AcrR family transcriptional regulator, with protein sequence MQTNSTTAGLFELLGLGDELDPAANELLDAAVEQFCITGVRRTTTDEIARAAGVNRATLYRHLGPRKKIISAAYRRESHRALGRLVAALNTPEPSTAREKIRAIIIAAMSELHGNALLHRLQRADADETRKALTTDAAEVVELGTLTLRLLIDDIRASHLAPDEEPDFDAATVAAMLTRMTQSIVVSPGGPLSLATEEEQIAFADEIATPLIMNATAPKRP
- a CDS encoding bifunctional [glutamine synthetase] adenylyltransferase/[glutamine synthetase]-adenylyl-L-tyrosine phosphorylase — encoded protein: MVMRNRPRTSRQTVPTPAALGLADSERAAADLKDLGWYDEDGLELLWGLAGAADPELALTSLVRLKEKLDAGVGSGELPQWASWSALDAAMRQQVLMRTRVFALLGGSSMLGDHMVANPTTWSLLLADLPTRADMFRDMLTAVEARPETPVRTDDESVKEAADLEYREPTASSPDLEEAGLYRAGVTGRDADVAMKRTYRNLIMRVAAADLAGTYPRGPRRPGQPPVPFTRVAEALSDLADAALTAALSVAVATTYPDAPVSTRLAVVAMGKCGARELNYISDVDVIFVAEPADARATRLASEFIRVACRCFFEVDAALRPEGKSGALVRTLDSHKAYYKRWAQTWEFQAQLKARPMTGDLDLGKDYVEALSPLVWTASQRDSFVEDVQAMRDRVIENVPDDLKKRELKLGRGGLRDVEFAVQLLQLVHGRYDETLRVLPTVQALDALVEAGYVGREDGRILIECYEFMRLLEHRLQLQKMRRTHTLPPDEDVGARRWLGRAAGVTPAGSENSADALAKRIRATGRQIRTLHNKLFFRPLLNSVVEQDIGTMQLSADAAKRQLAALGYRYPDRAYDHLSALASGSSRKARIQAMLLPTLMEWLSDTAEPDAGLLNYRKLSDVLVDKTWFLRTLRDEGVVGERLMHILGTSPYVSGLLVSSPDTIKLYGDGAAGPKLLDTDPGTVGRSLVASANRHTDPDRAIAVARALRRAELARVASADLLGLMDVEDVCTSLSLVWDNVLEAALAAEIRGWKEQHPDEPVPAIISVIGMGRLGGGELGYGSDADVMFVCEPAVGDDGEPVVDDNDAVRWSIGICDALRRRLAKPSQDPPLEVDLDLRPEGRSGPPVRTLDSYLAYYERWGETWEIQALLRATWIAGDRDLGERFLHGIDKFRYPEGGASEEVVRDVRRMKARVDNERLPRGANRRTHTKLGSGALTDIEWTVQLLTFMHAHEVPALHNTSTLQCLKALADEEILSKEDADTLRTAWLTATNARNALVLTRGKRTDELPQPGPHLAQVAGAAGWDPDDNTGFMENYLRVTRHSRRVVDRVFWGEENPAHD
- the glnA gene encoding type I glutamate--ammonia ligase, which encodes MNRQQEFVLRAIEERDIRFIRLWFTDILGYLKSVAVAPAELEGAFEEGIGFDGSAIEGFSRVSEADTIARPDPSTFQILPWRHDDQELHTARMFCDISMPDGQASWADPRHVLRRQVQAAADQGFTSYIHPEIEFFLVDSLDTDGQPPVPTDNGGYFDQAVHDKAPDFRRHAINALEAMGIPVEFSHHENAPGQQEIDLRYADALSMADNVMTFRYLIKEVAMRNGVRATFMPKPFADQPGSAMHTHISLFEGDDNAFHDPDDEHQLSTTARSFIAGILTHAPEISAVTNQWVNSYKRTVFGDEAPTAATWGLANRSALVRVPMYSPGKAASRRVEIRSVDSACNPYLAYSVILAAGMRGIQDGYELPPQAEDNISELTRRERRAMGYRDLPTSLEEALREMERSDLVADTLGDHVHEFFLRNKWREWREYQSQVTAWELRTNLDY
- the panB gene encoding 3-methyl-2-oxobutanoate hydroxymethyltransferase, yielding MSTRKMRLNDLATRKAEGRPWAMLTCYDYSTARAFSNAGVEVLLVGDSAANVMYGYDTTTEVSLDELIPLARAVVRGAPNALVVADLPFGVYEASDEQAVLSAARMMRETGAHMVKIEGGERIAPRIRALVNAGIPVMAHIGFTPQSVNALSGFKVQGRGEGAEQLRRDARAVAEAGAHAVVLEMVPAELAKEITAESPIPTCGIGAGKDCDGQVLVWHDAFAVPSDGRRPSFATVFGEVGELLEKGARDYVAQVESRDFPPVDKDFKG
- a CDS encoding CHAD domain-containing protein; amino-acid sequence: MSASDTSPEKNRSDGKKERTEPSASLEVEVKFSAPEQAVVPGFDFVPGVADVEVEVREMSATYVDTPDLRLTRAKRTLRRRLGGPDEGWHLKTPAEAGRMEYGAPLDEGSVEGEGADATYVVPDALLAPVRSIVREHPLRPIARVDNVRHVSTLKNADGEPIAEFCDDHVTAVSLLPGGEETSWREWEIELIGDIATQPEGAELLERLGAVLRIAGATPSDSPSKLATALGDSKDAAPVPPTPADLPEGTPGRAVVDALAANVAKMVEWDPKVRRDEWDSVHQMRVATRELRSHMQTFHGILVGDRIAHMESELKLLAGVLGVARDAEVVAERFENQLKRDEADVIGGEMREELIADIRRDYDRAHRRVVAALDSSRYLTILDQLDELLADPPVNPNAAEDAEEAEREAAEKKAAEEAAEEAAKETERAGEPDEPAEEKDGTAAAASAAAGLDDADASDEEPEDDDLSPAETAERIVDESDAADDGYGAAEAHGGDAGAGASESEGEPEPAETPDAETAPEPAPAPEKTPEQIRAETNAVLAIHLAKAFRKFERRHRKAVEGRGDTSLPVAEREERFHDVRKAAKKVRYSAEAAQASGLPTKKLYAACKQLQSSLGDFQDTCTARHVLLQKARRAHSHDQDTFGYGVLYQIERMDGLKALEAYDDDVKGVLKSYAKLESKMEKTREKAKKARKARTKRD